One Ilumatobacter coccineus YM16-304 genomic window, AACTGCGACACGCTGAGTCCGCAGGCGGCTGCGGCGGCGTCGATCTGGGCGCGTTGGCGTCGGCTGACGCGTACGTCGATCCGTTCTTGGAATATGGGTGTGGGTCCTGGCATCTGTTTGTGCAACAAGTTGTTGGGTATCTCGTCGCACAAATAGTGCAGAATGCTCGTCCTCGATGCCAGTCATTGCAACTTTCAATTACGCAATGGCATGTATCGAGACATGACAGTTCGATCCATCGCGAGTGCTTCGTTTCCGGTTGTGTTCCGTTCGCACCGATCGTCTCGAAATGTGTAGCGGATTCTGTTTCATGAAGTACATGAGCAACAAGCAGAGCACCACCACCATCACCGTCAAGGGCGTCGAAGTCAGCGCCGACGAGATCACCAAGCTGCGAGACGACGAACAGAATTCGTGGGCCAAGGTCGCTGACGCCCTCGGCATCGGTTCACCCGGCACCGCACGACGCGCCTACACAGCGCTCGTTCGC contains:
- a CDS encoding plasmid mobilization protein yields the protein MPGPTPIFQERIDVRVSRRQRAQIDAAAAACGLSVSQFIRELVVGALDIYDHQENQHANTK